The Mucilaginibacter gracilis genomic interval GTCTTCCACCGTCCAGCGGGGGTAATCAAACTTGCGAAGCTTGTACACATTTCCTGTTTTGGGGAACGAAATATCAAGCGGCGTTAATATGTTATTAAGTGTTTTGTCAACATCGGGCCTAAACCGCCATTTGGCAAAGGTAACCACCTGGCCCTTAACCAAACTTTCATCATATTTAATTTGAATGTGAAAGCGGGCCTCAATTTCACTAAGCACTTGTTTTAAAGGCTCTTTTAAGCTATCATCTGCACTTTGCTGCGCTACGGCTTTGGCCGATAACATCAGTAAAAAAACGAGAGCCGTACAAATCCTTTTAATCATCATACTTATAAATCTTTGGTATCGCCGGTTGCTACGGGTAAAGTATAACCCTCTACCTTGGGCCATTCGCCGTTTTTAATCTCCACCATTTTTAGTTTCGATGGGTCAACCACCACATGTTTAATGCGCTGCCTGCGCCAGGTATATACAAAATGCACCAGGCCATCGCTAGTTTGTATTACAGCGGGATAAGAGTATTGACTTATGGGCGAATCTTCCAGTATCAGCGATGCAAACCAGGTTTTACCATCTTTTGATATAGATACATTTAATGGTGTCCGCGCGCCTTTAGCCAAAATGCCCGGTGGCAATACGTGGTTATAAACCAGCAACTGCCTGCCATCCTTCAATGTTACAGCATCCGTACCCGAATTATTATTGGGAAGGGACGTTTTAGTCAATGGCGACCACGTTAAACCATTATCAGCCGACCAGGTTTCTAAAATTGCCCGGTTTTGGCTGCGGCAAAGGGCTTGCAAGCGGCCATCTTTATAAAACAGTATACTGGGTTGTATGGCGCCCTTGGTATCGCCGTTGGCAACGGGACCAATCAGTTTCCATGTTTTACCGCTATCGGCACTCAATTCAAAATGGGTTTTCCAACCACTATCTTCGGTGCTGGATGGGGATAGGATATTGCCGTTGCTCAACAGTACAGGCTTATTTTTAATAGGGCCCAAAATGCCATTTGGCAAAGGCTGCTGCTCGCCCCAGGTTTTACCACCGTCTTTAGATGTTTTGTAAAAACCTTTCCAGGTTGAGGGTTTAGGCCCAATTTTGTAAAACAATATCAATTCGCCCTTTGGCACCTGGAACAAAACAGGGTTCCAACAAGCATCGCGGGTAGTGTCCGGGTGAATACCATTAGCCACATTCTCGGGCGTCGACCACTTACCATTCTTTTTTTGGTGGCTCACCCAAATGCAAACATCGGGGTTACGC includes:
- a CDS encoding sialidase family protein, producing MLLCFIANTTFAQQKNPWRRGIKTDEFIFEKAPFPECHAATIAETSEGLVAAWFGGTKERNPDVCIWVSHQKKNGKWSTPENVANGIHPDTTRDACWNPVLFQVPKGELILFYKIGPKPSTWKGFYKTSKDGGKTWGEQQPLPNGILGPIKNKPVLLSNGNILSPSSTEDSGWKTHFELSADSGKTWKLIGPVANGDTKGAIQPSILFYKDGRLQALCRSQNRAILETWSADNGLTWSPLTKTSLPNNNSGTDAVTLKDGRQLLVYNHVLPPGILAKGARTPLNVSISKDGKTWFASLILEDSPISQYSYPAVIQTSDGLVHFVYTWRRQRIKHVVVDPSKLKMVEIKNGEWPKVEGYTLPVATGDTKDL